One segment of Monomorium pharaonis isolate MP-MQ-018 chromosome 6, ASM1337386v2, whole genome shotgun sequence DNA contains the following:
- the LOC105841161 gene encoding vitamin K-dependent protein C, whose protein sequence is MKLQDYVRYLICILVVNFRRTDCNKHITDAAVNNKVELRHERGVLDLVFGRFRTCGACLCGRSNRNVARILGGEYTESHEFPWLANIHVNSKLLVSGVLINDRYVLTAASQLIGTTAHEIKVSLGEYDRCSLDISSVNNSVETLNLHPEFNPTSNTHDLALLRLSRPIKFEKRISPICLPNPGSTYLGQVGTLVGWTKNKDNNDTDQACRPRKLGLPVLGRNECIKSGINPVHLDDDYGCIGVVNTNSLVCGNDVGFSVQYRSYLGIYDLIGIIPSVNECDNTPRATVFTRVGPRLDWILQHTKDACYCTK, encoded by the exons ATGAAGCTGCAAGACTATGTTAGATATCTCATTTGTATTTTGGTGGTGAACTTTAGAAGAACTGATTGCAACAAACACATCACCGATGCTGCT GTCAATAATAAGGTTGAATTAAGACATGAACGTGGCGTTTTGGATTTGGTTTTTGGAAGGTTCCGAACCTGTGGTGCTTGCT tATGCGGCCGATCAAATCGTAATGTAGCACGGATATTGGGTGGTGAATATACAGAATCGCATGAATTTCCTTGGCTTGCAAACATTCACGTAAATTCTAAACTGTTAGTTAGTGGAGTATTAATAAACGATCGTTATGTCTTAACAGCGGCTAGTCAACTTATTGG AACAACAGCacatgaaataaaagtatCTTTGGGAGAATACGATCGATGTTCTTTAGATATCTCGTCAGTAAACAATAGCGTTGAAACCCTAAATTTACATCCAGAATTCAATCCAACATCGAATACTCATGATCTAGCTTTACTTCGTTTGAGTCGACCAATTAAATTCGAAAAAAGAATATCACCGATATGCTTACCCAACCCag GATCAACTTATCTCGGTCAAGTTGGAACTTTAGTAGGATGGACTAAGAACAaagataataatgatactgaTCAGGCGTGTAGACCTCGAAAATTAGGTCTTCCTGTTTTGGGCCGCAATGAATGTATTAAATCAGGAATAAATCCAGTACATTTAGACGATGATTACGGATGCATCGGTGTTGTAAATACAAATTCTTTAGTATGCGGa AATGATGTCGGATTTTCTGTGCAATATCGATCATACCTCGGAATTTACGACCTTATTG gaATTATTCCGAGCGTGAATGAATGCGACAATACTCCTAGGGCAACTGTCTTCACGAGAGTAGGACCGCGCCTTGATTGGATATTACAACACACTAAGGATGCGTgctattgtacaaaataa
- the LOC118644151 gene encoding chymotrypsin-like elastase family member 2A encodes MKLDLTLTIAINILLILDAVRAYRLRIKINPDCECGITGGISNRIVGGKITIPHIFPWVVAILNKRTLHCGGTLINNRYVLTAGHCVKWTNYDDLSVGVGMHDIENTHEGYIVEIDNIILHEHFESDYLHDINDIALIRLQHPVRIDENVRPACLPHKGADYTEQYVKVAGWGRVSVEGEPSRFLRQATLKVMSFAACRNTSFGEHVTKSMICAYNDNTDACQGDSGGPLLYPRIDGKFEIIGIVSWGIGCAAPGMPGVYVKNTDYLNWIKYHSRDGIFCIDR; translated from the exons ATGAAGCTCGATTTGACTCTGACAATCGCAATCAACATCCTTCTGATCTTAGAC GCAGTACGCGCGTATCGTctacgtataaaaataaatccagATTGTG aatgTGGAATAACAGGAGGAATATCGAATCGTATTGTCGGCGGAAAAATAACGATTCCGCATATATTTCCTTGGGTCGTAGCAATACTTAACAAGAGAACTCTTCATTGTGGAGGCACGTTAATTAATAACCGATATGTGTTAACAGCTGGACATTGCGTTAAATg GACAAATTATGACGATCTCTCAGTCGGCGTAGGTATGCACGATATCGAAAACACACATGAGGGATATATAGTTgaaattgataatataattttacacgaaCATTTCGAGAGTGATTATCTCCATGATATAAATGACATTGCTTTGATTCGACTACAACATCCAGTTAGAATTGATGAAAACGTAAGACCTGCATGTCTCCCGCATAAAG GTGCTGATTATACGGAACAGTACGTCAAAGTTGCCGGCTGGGGACGTGTTTCAGTGGAAGGAGAACCTTCCCGATTTTTGCGTCAAGCCACCCTGAAAGTAATGTCTTTTGCAGCATGCAGGAATACTTCATTTGGCGAGCATGTCACAAAATCGATGATATGTGCTTACAATGACAATACTGATGCCTGTCAG ggTGACAGCGGCGGACCTCTTCTATATCCAAGAATAGAtggaaaatttgaaataattg GAATAGTTTCCTGGGGTATTGGATGTGCTGCTCCTGGAATGCCAGGTGTATACGTGAAGAACACGGATTACCTAAATTGGATAAAATATCACAGCAGAGATGGTATTTTTTGTATAGATAGATAG
- the LOC105827779 gene encoding trans-Golgi network integral membrane protein 1: MESHYADLFRITFMLNCFLFFSFAGVNSAPVTLNIIDVMKNDSKLCPTSKFLYESEIIKLCASVTYPTAPWNYNPDNLTNFLCLGVYDTAYKICQYSSQLPIPLNNTATFDLYLKKYVPNENEPQEEFCSRLQGLTSLYNNTEINQFWKPLVKNLNIPHTCFRICFDFHDKFRPLCAVLAWIKSIDDDMVKRANKVETKHNLVATDKTHISQSKEEIVDIKITPIESKKIETKESKKQDEKQITLDSNKNNNDVKGSNLNIPGNAPLADGEKLDDEKTKSDTGQANNIQKKVNSSLETQAHKGNKESSIVTEFDTNAELANPMKGISPNGDSQIPSRNVNNKVINEENAEKSKEQDIDSIKPSTISENTQEHYDAGNPDDNMENDGLDDVDETIQHPDTGNQNEHIQEASEQKNNNARITEYSNMRTEDDSHFFTYFTVITLACLAGYIGYHNKQKILAIVLEGRRSRNNRGRRRPSTASYRKLDCTLEEAVTSQCNANVTHVIY, translated from the exons ATGGAAAGCCATTACGCTGATTTATTTCGCATCACCTTTATGCTAAactgttttctatttttttccttcgcgGGAGTGAACAGCGCACCAGTGACATTGAATATCATAGATGTCATGAAGAATGACTCAAAACTATGCCCGacatctaaatttttatacgagtcagaaattataaaactttgtgcATCCGTGACATATCCTACTGCTCCTTGGAATTATAATCCAGacaatttaactaattttctGTGTTTAGGAGTTTATGATACAGCATACAAGATTTGCCAATATTCTAGTCAGTTGCCAATTCCCCTCAATAACACAGCAacatttgatttatatttaaagaaatatgttcCTAATGAGAATGAACCCCAGGAAGAATTTTGCTCCAGATTACAAGGATTAACAtcactttataataatactgaAATAAATCAGTTTTGGAAACCATTAGTTAAAAATCTCAATATACCTCATACATGTTTCAGGATATGCTTTGATTTTCATGATAAATTTCGTCCACTATGCGCAGTACTTGCTTGGATCAAAAGTATTGATGATGATATGGTAAAAAGGGCGAATAAGGTAGAAACAAAACATAATCTTGTGGCAACTGATAAAACGCATATAAGTCAGTCAAAGGAAGAAATAGTGGATATCAAAATTACACCAATTGAatcgaaaaaaatagaaacaaaagAATCTAAGAAGCAAGATGAAAAGCAAATTACATTAGATTCTAAcaagaataataatgatgttaaaggaagtaatttaaatattcctGGAAATGCACCACTTGCAGATGGAGAAAAATTGGATgatgaaaaaacaaaatctgATACTGGACAAGCgaataatattcaaaagaaAGTAAATAGTTCTTTAGAGACACAAGCTcataaaggaaataaagagAGTAGCATTGTTACTGAATTTGATACTAATGCAGAACTTGCAAATCCTATGAAAGGTATTTCTCCAAATGGTGATTCACAAATTCCATCaagaaatgtaaataataaagttataaatgaagaaaatgcagAGAAATCTAAAGAGCAAGATATTGATAGTATAAAACCCAGTACAATATCAGAAAATACACAAGAGCATTATGATGCTGGAAATCCAGATGATAACATGGAAAATGATGGACTTGATg ATGTAGATGAGACAATTCAACATCCAGACACAG gAAATCAAAATGAACATATACAAGAAGCCTCCGAACAGAAGAATAATAATGCAAGAATAACAGAATATTCTAACATGAGAACAGAAGATGATTCCCATTTCTTTACTTATTTTACTGTGATCACTTTGGCGTGTCTTGCTGGATACATAGGTTATCATAATAAACAGAAG atacttgCTATTGTATTAGAGGGTCGAAGATCACGAAATAATCGTGGTAGACGGCGACCGAGTACAGCCAGCTATCGAAAATTGGATTGTACACTTGAAGAAGCCGTTACGTCACAATGTAATGCTAATGTTACTCATGTCATATATTAA
- the LOC105841154 gene encoding LOW QUALITY PROTEIN: glycerate kinase-like (The sequence of the model RefSeq protein was modified relative to this genomic sequence to represent the inferred CDS: substituted 1 base at 1 genomic stop codon) gives MLTQEETTRKIAAIKAKKXEVINDVKLSLEQRRFDKILIGNARSDMETSIRQKEIRDTKKLHDEKAMLQIRQDLSTIIEAGIKCINPSIIIPKKIKYDGRTTLIINNVKYKINNNLHIVGWGKEAVMMSTAFERMVGKQLKKGFIVVPRKSISTMSTFTEALPTLDSCITFVEAGTEGEPDEKTIEITQTITNYCKRLKKRDLLIVMLSQKLDDLLCCPHDTITLRDKLRILNRLKATNATLEEINIVRNKLSAIRGGDLARLAYPAKIITLFTSNISAEPPEQLGGGPCVYDPKDQRALAILTKYRLIDKVSQSVRELLGESNPRTTAADAQLDEKKRYKFVQQYVIACNADAVECMATKVLKLGLSPLKLNFTCGGTVEEFAQEYVKIASLMILAVENKITKLEMYEQMKESPVCPLTDREVWEMFPTKDKWGLGLCLLLGGRPTVHLGEHPGKGGPNQELALRFSLYWYMRTKQYPILQRYTVWFLGGSSYGKDGNTNAAGAFGYKSLATDVYPEYEKARNAHKAAFLKWRRLAEDKQDESEIAKAHQAAKDAEKTMKRYAAILPEQVLKENNTNLFFSSINDGDELLQLRSENYYTLVDVGDLHVIRIARFQCNPAPVTETKIGYMPIETDLSIARYRQQ, from the exons ATGTTGACACAAGAAGAAACTACGCGAAAAATCGCGgcaataaaagcaaaaaaataggAAGTTATAAACGACGTAAAACTTTCTTTGGAGCAAAGGCGATTTGATAAAATACTGATAGGAAATGCGCGGTCTGATATGGAAACGAGCATACGGCAGAAGGAGATTagagatacaaaaaaattacacgatGAAAAAGCCATGTTGCAg ATTCGCCAAGATCTCAGTACTATTATTGAAGCCGGTATAAAATGCATTAACCCGTCAATAATTATTcctaaaaagattaaatatgatGGTCGTACaacactaataattaataacgtcaagtacaaaataaataataacttgcaTATTGTTGGCTGGGGCAAGGAAGCAGTTATGATGAGCACGGCATTCGAAAGAATGGTTGGAAAACAACTGAAAAAGGGATTTATTGTAGTACCACGCAAATCGATCTCTACGATGTCGACCTTCACGGAAGCTCTTCCAACGCTAGACAGTTGTATAACTTTCGTCGAAGCCGGGACGGAAGGAGAACCGGATGAAAAGACAATTGAGATTACACAGACAATCACGAATTATTGTAAGCGACTGAAAAAACGCGATCTATTGATAGTTATGCTGTCTCAAAAGCTAGACGACCTTCTGTGCTGCCCGCATGATACAATTACATTGAGAGATAAGTTAAGAATTCTCAACAGGTTAAAAGCTACTAATGCAACTCTTGAAGAGATCAATATCGTGAGAAATAAACTTTCTGCGATAAGAG gcGGTGATCTGGCGCGTCTGGCGTATCCGGCTAAAATCATTACTCTTTTCACATCTAACATATCAGCAGAACCACCGGAGCAATTGGGCGGTGGTCCATGCGTTTACGATCCGAAGGATCAAAGGGCTCTAGCTATTCTGACGAAGTACAGACTTATCGACAAAGTATCGCAGAGTGTACGCGAATTGTTAGGGGAATCCAATCCTCGAACGACAGCAGCGGACGCCCAATTAGACGAAAAGAAGAGATATAAATTTGTGCAGCAATATGTGATCGCATGCAACGCCGACGCTGTAGAATGTATGGCAACGAAAGTCCTTAAACTTGGACTGTCTCCTTTGAAATTAAACTTCACCTGTGGCGGAACCGTCGAGGAATTCGCGCAGGAGTATGTGAAGATCGCGTCGCTAATGATCCTGGCGGTTGAGAACAAAATTACCAAGTTGGAGATGTACGAGCAGATGAAGGAGAGTCCGGTATGCCCTCTGACCGACCGGGAGGTATGGGAGATGTTTCCCACGAAGGACAAATGGGGTCTGGGACTGTGCCTTTTGCTAGGTGGTCGACCGACCGTTCATCTCGGCGAGCATCCTGGGAAGGGTGGACCCAATCAAGAGCTTGCCCTTCGCTTCTCCTTATATTGGTACATGCGTACGAAGCAATATCCAATTTTGCAACGATACACCGTCTGGTTCCTCGGCGGTAGCTCTTACGGGAAAGACGGCAATACCAACGCAGCTGGCGCATTCGGATACAAGAGCCTCGCCACTGACGTTTACCCGGAATACGAAAAAGCGAGGAATGCGCATAAGGCTGCCTTTCTGAAATGGCGAAGGCTCGCCGAAGATAAACAGGACGAATCGGAGATCGCG AAAGCTCATCAAGCGGCGAAGGATGCGGAGAAAACAATGAAAAGATACGCGGCCATATTACCGGAACAAGTTCTAAAGGAAAATAATACGAATTTGTTTTTCTCGAGTATCAATGACGGTGACGAGTTATTGCAGTTGAGGAGCGAAAATTATTACACGCTCGTGGACGTCGGGGATCTTCACGTTATACGAATCGCGCGCTTTCAGTGTAACCCGGCACCTGTCACGGAGACGAAGATAGGATATATGCCGATAGAGACTGACCTGTCAATCGCACGTTATCGGCAACAGTAG
- the LOC118646064 gene encoding uncharacterized protein LOC118646064 — protein MKHFGSLCIFLILIHFSTQNPKYVNCPENMMGGNPCECCEVQCLSAKDITLKACPVANCPPGTQIGYHEDKTKEYPGCCGYPICNSIK, from the exons ATGAAACACTTCGGATCATTGTGCATATTTCTTATCTTAATTCATTTTAGTACCCAAAATCCAAAATATG TAAACTGTCCCGAAAATATGATGGGTGGTAATCCTTGTGAATGTTGTGAAGTGCAATGTTTGTCAGCGAAAGACATAACACTTAAAGC atgTCCTGTTGCTAACTGCCCCCCAGGGACACAAATCGGATATCATGaagataaaacaaaagaatacCCAGGGTGTTGCGGATATCCTATTTGCAATAGTATaaagtaa